In Candidatus Hydrogenedens sp., the DNA window GCGATAATAATGTAACTTTTTTCATTCGGTCTATAGCCATAGCCCGTACTTTCTTTCCCTAAAACTGTTTGAGCCTATTCACAACAAATTTTACTTGCTCTTCAATTTTACTCTGCGGAACTTCACGTACCTTTCTTATTTCTGATTCACCTTCAATCTTTAATTTTTCTTCTTCTTGCTTTTCTTTCTGTTCAGCACTTTCACGATACTTCTTAATCTTTTCTTCATTACTTTTTTCTATTTCTTCTACAATCTTTTTGGCTTCTTCTTCAGCACGTTCAACAATCTTTTTGGCTTCTTGTCGAGCCTCTTCTAATATTCTTTCAGCCTTTCCCTCTATATCTAAAATTTGCTTAATAAGTATAGACATATCCCTTACCTTCTATAAAATTTCTACCATTTATACCAAAACCGAAGTATAAAAGTCAAATTACCTATATTTACTTATCGTTAGGTATATTAAAACCTTGAATTATATCTTTCATAACTCATATAATCCCTTTCGAATATGTTTTATATTAAACCAGTTCATAAAAAGGAATCCATTTATGGTACCCTACTTTATCATGACCTTGTCCATTGCCCTATATTTTGCTGAACTTCCACCAGGGACTATTGTCGCATATTCTCCTGCAAATTCTGGGATATATATAGGTTCGCCAGGTATTATTAGTCTTCGGGAATGTGTATATCTTGCGAAACATGATGAATTTGGTCCGATGTCTACCGAACATACACTTGCAGTAACTCATGTTTATCGTTCTGATGATTCTGGTAACTCATGGAGGCGAATTTCCACTGTCAGAGGGATGTTCTGGGCAAGCATTTTTGTTCACAACAACTCTGTTTATCTCTTAGGCACAGATAAACATCATGGGAACATTGTTATTCGCAAATCCGTTGACGAGGGCTATATATGGACTGAACCATCTACGCGGAATTTCGGCATTTTAGAGATTGGCCAATATCACACTGCACCTGTACCTATTATTGAGTTTAATGGCAAACTATGGCGAGCCTTTGAAGACGCCATGGGGAGTGAGCGTTGGGGTGACCGTTATAGGGCAATAGTGATGAGTGCTCCTATTGATTCCAACCTGTTAGATTCAAGAAACTGGACTTTTAGCAATTATATCGCAAAATCCAAAGATTGGCTTAATGGTGAATTTTATGCCTGGTTAGAAGGAAATATTGTACCAACAAAAAATAATACTTTAGTAAACATTTTGAGAGTGGATACTCGTAAGGGCGGAAAATGTGCAATGGTAGAGATTGATAATGATGGTAAAACAATCCATTTTGACCCTGAAAAAGGTTTCATAAATTTTAATGGTGGATCCACCAAATTCACAATCCGTTATGATGAAAAAACACAAAAATATTGGACATTGTGTAATTGGCCTACAGAAGAGGAGGTAAAAAAACAACATTCTGCAAAAATTAGAAATACATTAGTGTTAGCATATAGTCCCGACCTATTTCAGTGGACGCCGTGTAAAATGATACTACATCACCAAGATACTGAAAAACATGGTTTTCAATATGCAGATTGGGTATTTGAAAATGACGACATTATCGCTGTTGTAAGAACCGCATACGATGACTTTTTAGGCGGTGCTAACAACTTCCATGACGCTAATTATCTTACGTTCCACCGTATTAAAAATTTTAGAGACTCTTGTAATTAACAATAAGGCATACATTTTTAAGAATGAAAGGAGTGTAATAAAATGTCTAAAAATATAAAGAAAAACGTTTTGTTCTTATGTACAGGTAATTCATGCAGAAGCCAGATGGCTGAAGCCTGGACACGACACTTTTGGGCTGATATTATTGAAGCCTTTTCCGCTGGAGTCGAAAAACATGGTTTAAACTCCTATGCGGTTTATGTCATGAAAGAATCAGGCATAGATATGTCTGGGCAGTATTCAAAAACTATTAATGAATTGCCAATAAAAGATTTCGACCTCGTTATCACAGTTTGTGATAATGCAAGAGAAAAGTGTCCCTTATTTCCAGGAAAAGTCAAAGTTATCCATATCGGCTTTGATGACCCTCCATATTTAGCTCAATTTGCAAAAACAGATGAAGAAAAACTGAATATTTACCGTAGAGTTCGAGATGAAATAAGAGATTTTGTTAAAAATTTAACAAAATACCTCTAAATACAATAAATTTATATAAAACCTCTATGCTAAAAAAAATGAACAAATAATTTTTAAACTGAAACAGATAAAAATAAAATTAAACGGATGAAAATAAACGTTTCATTTTCTTCGAGATTTTATCTTGTAATTACATACATAATTTATCCTAAAACAACCCATCTCCTTTGTTCAGAGGCCTTATTTAATAGAAAAATTAAATTGTAAAATTACATATTCTTACTTGCATAATCAGTGCAAATAACATATCATTTTTATTATAATGAACTAACAACATAAGATATGCAAACATGTTAACACTATTATTCAACATTTTTATTCTTACAAATACGATTTTTAACAATGCTGATACAGCCACGCTAACTACTAAAAAAGTAATTACATTTGGCTACCAAAAATTTACAGAACAACTTTCCAATCCTGACTACATCAAACCCTTCACAGACTATTTATCTGCGGAACTTCCTGAATTTGAAATAAAATTTTTAACTCTTTCTGATGAACAGCTTCTTCAAATCATTCCATGGGGTGAACTCGACTTTATAATATGTAATCCTTACATATTCATTTATGCAGAGAATATGGCTAATTATTCTGTCATCTCAACAATCTCGCGCAAAGGACCTAATAAAAATATTGAACATCAAGCAGGGGTCATCTTTTGTAAAGCAAACCGCACCGATATTAATGATTTAGAACAACTGAAAGGTAAATCTGTCTCCGCCCCAGGTAAATATTTCTTCTCTGGTTGGATACTTCCTCTATATGAATTCAAGGTTCACGGAATAGACCCATATCAAGATTTATCATCATTAATTTTTACTGGCAGTCATGATGCAGTTGTTCGTTCGGTTCTATCAGACACTACCGATGCAGGATGTATAAGCGCATTCTACCTCCAAAAATTTATTAATGATGGAATCATACAATCCAAAGACATAAAAATATTAAATCCAAAAGATGACCGTACTATCACATTTCCACATAGTACCGATGCCTATCCCGAATCGTGTTGTATTGTCCATAACACCGTTCCAGAAGAAGTCAAAAAAAAGGTTATCATAGCACTTATAAAAATCTCCCCTGATAGCATAGAGGCACAATGTTTCGATTCAGCAGGCTGGACAACACCACAAAATTATCTCGGTGTTAAAGCATTAATAAGTAAACTCAAGCTTCCACCTTTTGACAAAGCAGAAACGGAAACCATTTCTTATTTCCTTAAACAACATCCTTACCTGATTGCTTCACTTCTTATCATCTGGACTTTGCTTATTATCTCTATTATATCCATCATATCCGCATATCGTAATATTAAAACCAATATTAAATTAGAATCACTCCTCCAACAATCAAAAATAGCCCAGAAAAAATTAGAAGAGAGTGAACGAAGATACCGCGTCTTAACAGAGCAATTTCCTGGTGTCGTCTATATATGCAAGAACGACGAAAACTATACAATGTTTTATATTACTGACGGTATCTTTGACCTTACTGGATATTCAAAAGAGGATTTACTTACATCACGCATCACATATGCCCAACTGATACACCCAGAAGATTTAGATTATGTTTACAATGAAATTAACGAAAAAATTGCTCAAAGACAAACTTTCCATCTTTTCTACCGTGTTCTACATCATGATGGATACTTCAAATGGGTT includes these proteins:
- a CDS encoding V-type ATPase subunit subunit G family protein, translating into MSILIKQILDIEGKAERILEEARQEAKKIVERAEEEAKKIVEEIEKSNEEKIKKYRESAEQKEKQEEEKLKIEGESEIRKVREVPQSKIEEQVKFVVNRLKQF
- a CDS encoding exo-alpha-sialidase produces the protein MVPYFIMTLSIALYFAELPPGTIVAYSPANSGIYIGSPGIISLRECVYLAKHDEFGPMSTEHTLAVTHVYRSDDSGNSWRRISTVRGMFWASIFVHNNSVYLLGTDKHHGNIVIRKSVDEGYIWTEPSTRNFGILEIGQYHTAPVPIIEFNGKLWRAFEDAMGSERWGDRYRAIVMSAPIDSNLLDSRNWTFSNYIAKSKDWLNGEFYAWLEGNIVPTKNNTLVNILRVDTRKGGKCAMVEIDNDGKTIHFDPEKGFINFNGGSTKFTIRYDEKTQKYWTLCNWPTEEEVKKQHSAKIRNTLVLAYSPDLFQWTPCKMILHHQDTEKHGFQYADWVFENDDIIAVVRTAYDDFLGGANNFHDANYLTFHRIKNFRDSCN
- a CDS encoding arsenate reductase ArsC → MSKNIKKNVLFLCTGNSCRSQMAEAWTRHFWADIIEAFSAGVEKHGLNSYAVYVMKESGIDMSGQYSKTINELPIKDFDLVITVCDNAREKCPLFPGKVKVIHIGFDDPPYLAQFAKTDEEKLNIYRRVRDEIRDFVKNLTKYL